Genomic segment of Bacteroidota bacterium:
CTCTGAAACTTAATTCGTCTGAAATTGCAACATCATACTTGCAGGAGTTTACAAGTATCGATAAAAATGAAATGGTTATTATAACTGCAGATTTGGAATTAAATAATCGCATGTGCCTGGATTTTTAGAGAACTAAAGATAATTATATTTTGATACTTCCGAACTACTTATATTAGTAGCTAAATGGCAGGTAAAATTTGTTTATGGCGACAAGTTGTCGCTTGAGACCAATGCAAAACAGCCAATCTGTCTCACTTTGAGGCAATTAGGTATAAAGTATATTTATTGCGTATAAGAAATACGATAAGAACAATCTAAAATTATGAATTTACAAAATTTCACTATAAAAAAGTCAGGAACTGATCCAACAGGCACAGCAACTGGCCATGCAATCGGATCACCAACAGATCACCAACGATCATATTTTAAAATCTATGATAGGTAGTGACGATGAGGTGATAGGTTATTTATTAAAAAAATTAAACGTTAATGTCAATTATCTTGAGCAAAAGATAGATGAACAATTAGCAAAATTACCTAAGGTAGAAAGTAAGGGTGGCGAATATTTATCTCGTGATGCAAATCTTACCATTGCAAAATCGCAAAATTATTTAAAAGAATTTGGTGATGAATTTGTTTCGGTGGAACATATTTTATTGGGAATTCTTGCGAGTAATGATGATGTAAGTAAATTATTAAAATCGCAGGGAGTTACGGAGAAAGATCTTAAATCTGCAATAAAAGAATTGCGCAAAGGAACTACCATGAATTCGCAGTCAGGAGAAAATCAACTCAACGCATTAAATAAATATGCTGTTAATTTAAACGAACGTGCAAAATCGGGAAAATTAGATCCTGTAATTGGTCGAGATGAAGAGATAAGAAGAGTTTTGCATATTTTATCGCGCAGAACAAAAAATAATCCGATCTTAGTTGGTGATCCAGGTGTGGGAAAAACTGCAATTGCGGAAGGTATTGCACATAGAATTGTGAATGGTGATGTGCCTGAAAATCTGAAGTCAAAAATTATTTATTCCCTCGACATGGGTTCTTTAATTGCCGGAGCAAAATATAAAGGCGAATTTGAAGAACGATTAAAAGCAGTTGTAAAGGAAGTAATTCAGAGTGAAGGGCAATTTATTTTATTTATTGATGAGATACACACTCTCGTTGGTGCCGGAGCAAGTGAAGGTGCCATGGATGCAGCAAATATTTTAAAACCCGCTTTGGCTAGAGGAGAATTAAGAGCAGTTGGAGCAACAACTTTAGCGGAATACCAAAAATATTTTGAAAAAGATAAAGCACTCGAACGCCGTTTCCAAAAAGTATTGGTGGATGAACCGAGTATTGAGGATAGTATTTCTATTTTGAGAGGATTAAAAGAACGTTACGAAAATTATCATAAGGTTCAAATTAAAGATGCCGCTATTATTGCTGCAGTGGAATTGAGTTCACGATATATTTCCGATAGAAAATTACCGGACAAGGCAATTGACCTCATTGATGAATCCGCAGCGAAATTGCGTTTGGAAATGAATTCCGTTCCGGAAGAATTGGATGAGGTGGAAAGAAAAATTCGTCAGCTCGAAATTGAACGCGAAGCAATAAAACGCGAAAAGGATGAAAGAAAATTGGAAGAACTCAATAAAGATATTTCTGAACTTTCTGAAACGCGCAATGCAATAAAAGCAAAGTGGCAACAGGAAAAAGAATTGGTGGATAAATTGCAGCAAAAAAAATCGGATATAGAACAATTCAAATTGCAAGCCGAACAATTTGAACGCGAAGGAAATTACGGGAAAGTTGCAGAATTGCGTTACGGAAAAATTAAAGAAGCAGAAACCGACCTTTTAAATTTTGAAACGGAATTAAAACAATTGGATGCAACCAAAAGGTTGATGAAAGAAGAAGTGGATGCTGAAGATATTGCAGAAATTGTCGCTAAGTGGACCGGTATTCCCGTAACAAAAATGTTGGAAAGCGACAGGATGAAATTGTTGAAGCTGGAAGACGAATTACATAAACGCGTGGTTGGTCAGGATGAAGCGATAATTGCTGTTTCTGATGCAATAAGAAGAAGCAGGGCAGGTTTACAGGATCCCAAAAAACCAATAGGTTCTTTTATTTTTCTTGGAACCACCGGTGTAGGAAAAACAGAATTGGCAAAAGCAATTTCCTCTTATTTATTTAATGACGAACACGCAATGACGCGCATAGATATGAGTGAATATCAGGAACGCCACAGTGTGAGCAGATTAATTGGAGCTCCTCCGGGTTATGTGGGTTATGATGAGGGTGGACAATTAACAGAAGCAGTGCGCAGAAAACCATATTCTGTTATTTTATTGGATGAAATTGAAAAAGCACATCCGGATGTATTTAATATTTTATTGCAGGTTTTAGATGATGGAAGATTAACGGATAATAAAGGAAGAACTGTTGATTTTAAAAACGCAATCATCATTATGACCAGTAATATTGGTTCGCATGTAATTCAGGAAAGATTTGAAGGGGTTACCGAAAATAATTTACTCGCAGTTACCGAAACAACAAAAATTGAAGTAATGGATCTTCTGCGCAAAACAATTCGACCTGAATTTTTAAATCGCATTGATGAAGTGATCATGTTTAAACCATTATTGCGACATGAAATAAAAGGCATTGTTGAAATACAATTAAATGGTTTAAAAGAAATGCTTGCCGAACGTGATATTAAAATAAGTTTTTCTGATGCAGTAATTAATTGGCTCGCCGAAGAAGGATTTGATCCTCAATTCGGAGCCCGTCCACTCAAACGCGTTATCCAAAAAGAGATAGTTAACGAACTATCTAAAAAGATCTTGTCGGGAGAGGTGAAAAGTGATGATACGATAGTTGTGGATGAGAAGGGTGGGGAAGTTGTGTTTGGGAATGCGTAAGTATGGCAGAACTTCATGAATGATTATTCTTATTAGTCAAGTAAAATTTTTAGAGGGACGCCGCGTGAGCGATTGTAGCGGAAAGCCCACAGCGAGGCACGAGCGAGGACTTGTAGCGAAAAGCGCGGCCCGCAGGGACACGCCCAAAATCCTTTTAAATTTAAACGAAATATCTTTTCTACCCACCTTTTTTCACAACTCAATATTCTTCCTTACATTTGCACCACAAAAACCACCAAAAATGGATCATACCGAAAAACCTAAGTATAAAGTAAAAGTGAACATGAAATGGCTGTTATTGGGCCTTGTGTTTAGTGCTGCAACCGTTATAATGATCATTTTCATGAGCCAGTTCTTCTGGATAATGTTGCCTTTTGCCTTTACATTTCTGGCACTTTCCATAGACGCTTTATAAAAGTGTTTTATATCATTTTAAAGGGTGAGGATTCGTATCTTCACCCTTTGCTATTTAAAGTAATTAACAAATGATGCGTAACCTCCTCCTTTTAATAAGCCTTTGCTCTTTTCAATATATAAAAGCACAACCCGCTCCGGACTGGTTCACGTACCCCGCAACCCCTACTGCAGGGCGTTTCGACGATATTTTTTTTATTAACGACTCCATCGGATGGGCAGTGAACAGTGATGGGGAGATATTTAAAACGATAAGTGCCGGCGAAAACTGGATTTTGAAGCATAGCAGTCCCGATTATTTCAGGTCTGTGGAATTTTTTGATGAAAATGTCGGATTTGCAGGGTCGTTATACGGCAGATTGTATAAAACAGAAGATGGTGGCGAAAATTGGGAGGATATCTCTGCACTGCTTCCCATTTCTTTTGATGGTATTTGCGGAATGAGTGCTGCGGATGATACCACAATTTATATATGCGGAGTCTGGAGCAACCCGGCCTATATTTTTAAAAGTACCGATAAAGGCGAAAGCTGGGAATTTATAAATATGACCTCCCATGCCTATTCGCTGGTAGACATAAAATTTACGGATGCAAACCATGGTTTTGTGTCGGGACAAAGTGCAAATCTGGATGAGGGCGGAATAATTTTATACACAGAAAATGGCGGTGCAGATTGGGAGGTAAAAAAATTAACAGATCACCCGAATGATTACGTATGGAAAATACAATTATTGGATTCCGTTAATGCTTTTGGTGCTGTTGCTGATGTTGCCGGAGGATTTGAAACGCGATTTTTAAAATCAATTGATGCAGGCATGAATTGGGAAGTAAAAACAGTAAGTGATGAATATCATTATGTTGAAATGTGTGGTTTTATAAATGTTGATACGGGTTGGACAGGTTCTTACGATATTTTAGAAACTTTTGATGGTGGCGAAACCTGGCATATTAATAATTTCGGTTATAACATGAACAGATTTTTTAAAGTAAACGATAATCTCGCATTTTCCTCCGGCGAATCTATTTATGTTTATTCGGATACAAGTTATATTGCGCCCGTTGATACAACAGAAGAGGATACCACAGAAGTTGCCATTCAAAATATTTTTGATCCAATTCACGCATTATTTAATATTACACCAAATCCATCACAAAATTTTATTTCAGTAAAATATACCATAGATAGAAATACAACAATTGACCTCAATGTTTTTGATTTGAACGGACATTTAATTTATAGATTATATCACGGAAAAATTATTGCAGGCACCTATACTCAAAATTGGGAGCATAATTTAATGTCTGGAGAATATATTATTACCTTGCATAGCAATGAAGGTTTATTGTGGGAAAAATTTGTTGTTCAATAGGCATATTTATTAATCGCAACACAATAATAATCTTTTAATTTCTCCATTCTTATTTGTTCAATCTTTTATGTTTCTTGTGGTAAAAAAGATCATAAAGATTTTATGTATATTTAGAATATTGTTCTTTGGGCGTTTCATTATGTCTCTTGTGGTAAAAAAATAACCACCACGTCACAAAAGAAAACATAGAAGAAACTCAACGCTAACCCCGGGCAGGGGTGGCATTATTATAGAAAAAAACAGAAGAAATTCTACGCTAACCCCGGGTAGGGGTGGTATTATTATAGAAAAAAAATAAGAGAAATTCTGCGCTAACCCCGGGTAGGGGTGGCATTATATACCACCCTATAAAAATACAGGTGTACAATTATTAATCAAATAGAAGACTATTTTGAAATATCGACTTTTAAAATTAATATCGTTTTTGTGTTTTGGGATATAATGCCACCCCTGCCCGGGGTTGTATTCCAAACAATTAAATGTTGTATCTATAATAATGTCACCCCCTGCCCGGGGTTGTATTCCAAACAATTAAATGTTGTATTATAATAATGTCACCCCCTACCCGGGGTTTACTTTTCGATATCAACAGAAAAAATGCATGGGCTCTACACACAAAGGTTACACGAAAAACTTCATGTAAAATGGAGGAGAAAGGAGAAAGGAGTAAGGAGTTCAAATTTCTTGCGAAATTTTACAATATCCCACGATTTATTTTCCTATTTCCTACTTCCTATTTCCCTTTACGCCAATCTTGCAGCCGGTTTCCTCGCTTCAAAAAATTTGCCCGTATACATAAAAATAAAACTCACCACCGTTGCCGGAAGAAATGCTTCAACAGGTAGAACAGGAAATATATATTCGAATAAAACGTAAACAATTATTCCGCTGAACATGCTCAACATTGCTCCTGTTTTAGTTGCATTTTTAAAATAGAGTCCTGCCACTACAGGGGCTAATAAACTCACCATACCCAATACTGCAGATTCACCCACTAATGCAAAAATATTACTGCGCATCATGCTTATACAAATGGAGATAAAACCAATAAAAATTACACTTAATCGCAGTATTCTTAAAAATTGTTTATCGGTATATGTTTTTTTGGATAATGGTTTAATAAAATTTTCTGCCAATATACTCGCAGGCGCTAAAATTGCTCCGCTGCATGTGCTTAATACAGCTGATAATAATGCACCAAAAAATATGATCTGCAACCAGAACGGAGTATGCTCGGTTATCATGGTTAAAATAATCGCCTGCGTATCTTCAAAAGTATTTTCCGGATAAATCACCTTTGCACACAATGTTATAAATAATGGCATCATCGCAATTAAAATATATAATCCCGCTCCAATATACATGCTGCGGACTGCACCTTTTTCTGTTCTCGCAGAATTTGCTCGTTGAAATACATCCTGCGAAGGAATATATCCGAGTCCTACCACCATCCAGGCACCCAGCCAATTAATGATGGAAAAAGAATCGCCATCCGGTAAAAAATGAAATGCATTTTCAGGAGCATTTGCAATTACATTATCAAACCCTCCTGTAACATTTAATAAGAAAAAAACGGCAAAAATAAATCCCACCACAATAATGATACTCTGTATAAAATCGGTGATGGAAACTGCCCACATTCCTCCAACCATGGTATAAACCATCACAATACAGGCACAAATAATGGATGCACTTTGAATGGATACTGCTCCACCCGTTGCAAATGAAAAAATATATCCCAAAGCAATAAACTGAGCAGCGATATAGCCGAAAAAGGTGAGCAACATAAAAAAGCTCGCTGTTACTTCCGCAGTTTTACCATATTTTATTTTGAAAAGATCGCCCAGAGTGAACAAATTCATGCGATATAATCGCCTGATGAAGAACATTCCGAATAAAACGAGGCATAAGGCTGCTCCGAACGGATCTTCCACTACTCCACGCAATCCGTGCTGTGCAAATTCGCTGGAAGCTCCAAAAATGGTTTCCGAACCAAACCAGAGTGCAAAAAGATCGGCGGCATTTAAAAACAGAGGTAGTCTGCGCCCGGCCTGAACGAAATCTTTGGATCCTTTTACGAGTTTGCTCGTGTAAATCCCTACCGCAAAGGTTATCACCATATAGATGATAACAAAAGTGATTAACATTTCCTGCCGGCTGTTGTTTTAGTGATTGTGAATGGTTTTCGGTGCCCCGCCCGCTTTTGCTGCGAATGGCGGTCAAAAATATAAATATTTGTGAATTTGAGGGTCTTTATTTTTGAATAAGCTGTTAAGATATCAGCAAGTTTAGAATAGGGAGCCGACTTTCTGTAAATTTGCCGCCACAAATCAACTGTATGAATCTGAGAGTATTTTGTTTATTGCCATTGATCATCACACTGATAAGCTGTAATACGAAGGAAAAAAATTCACCAGACCAACAAACAAATATGCAAATAATAGATCCGCACTCTTTTGCCAAAACAAATGAAGCTGTTGTTAAACATTTAAGCTGGAAGGCAAAAATAGATTTTGACACCAAAGTTATATCAGCTGTTGCCACCTGGACCATTGAAAATAAGTCGAACAGCGGACAGGTAATTTTCGATACCCGCGATCTGATCATTGAAAATATAATGGTGGATGGAAATACCAGCTCTGATTATAAATTAGCAGATACTATAGCAGGGCAATCTTTTTTAGGTTCTGCACTTATAGTTGATATTCCTACATCTGCAAAAACAGTGAGTATCACCTATAAAACTTCCGAAGGCGCAGCGGCTCTCCAATGGTTGAATGCAGAACAAACCCGCGATAAAAAATTTCCGTTTTTATTTACGCAATCGCAGGCAATTTTATGCAGAACCTGGATACCTTGTCAGGATGGGCCGGGTGTGCGATTTACATTTGATGCTCAGGTGGAAGTTCCCAAAGGAATGATCGCTTTAATGAGTGCGGAAAATCCTCAAAAGATAAATGAAGATGGTGTTTACCATTTTAAAATGGAACAACCCATTCCCTCTTATTTAATGAGTCTTGCAGTTGGTGATCTTGCATTTAAATCTGTTGGAAACGAAACCGGTGTTTATGCCGAACCTTCTTTTGTGGAAGCTTGTGCATGGGAGTTGAGCGATATGCAAAATATGCTCGAAAGTGCGGAAAAATTATATGGAAAATACCAATGGGGAAGATATGATGTAATCGTTCTGCCTCCGAGTTTTCCTTTTGGAGGAATGGAAAATCCAAGAATTACTTTTGCCACTCCAACAATTATTGCAGGTGATAAAAGTTTGGTCGCACTTGTTGCACATGAATTAGCACATAGCTGGAGCGGAAATTTAGTTACCAATGCAAATTGGAACGACTTCTGGTTAAATGAAGGATTTACCGTCTATTTCGAAAATAGAATTATGGAAGCAGTATACGGTAAAGATTATGCCGATATGTTGCAGGTTTTGGAATATGAAGGACTGGTAGAAACGGTAAAAGATTTTGGTGCAACATCTCCCGATACACATTTAAAATTAAAATTAGAAGGTCGAGATCCTGATGAAGGGGTTTCAGATATTGCATATAATAAAGGAGCTTATTTTTTACGTTTGCTCGAAAGTAAAGTAGGAAGAGAAAAATGGGATGTTTTTGTAAACGGTTACTTTACAACCAATGCATTCAGTGTAATGACCACCGAAGATTTTATTATTTATCTGAATAAAAATCTGATAGAACCCAATAAAGAAAAATTTGCGGATGTAAATATTGATGAGTGGATATATGGCCCGGGTATTCCTGCAAATTGCCCAAAGGTAGTTTCTGCGCGATTTGAAAAGGTTGATGATATTTTGCAAGGACTTAGTAGTGAAAATAATATTCCGGTAGATCAAGTTAAATCCTGGTCGACACATGAATGGTTGCGTTTTATTTACCAGTTACCTGATGATATTTCTTTGGAAAAGATGGTTTATCTCGACGGTTTATTCAAGTTTACCGGAACAGGAAATAGCGAAATTGCAGATGCCTGGTATGAACTTGCAATTAAGAGAAATTATTCCGTTGCATATCCTGCAATTGATACATTCTTGTGTTCTGTTGGAAGGAGAAAATTCCTCACACCATTATATAAGGCTATGATCAAAACCGGCCAGAAAGATATGGCTGTTAGAATATACACAAAAGCGCGCCCAGGCTATCATTATGTTGCCCAAAACACTATGGACGAATTAATTGGGGTTAAATAATTTATCTTTGCTGCCTGGAAATGAGTTTGACTGCAAGTGAAAAAATAATCTTTATCGTAGGTAATTCCCGCAGTGGCACTACAATGATGCGCCGTGTATTGGGAAATCACTCCAACATATATATGCTGGAGGAATTGCATTTTTTTGAGCAGCTTTGGAGTACTTCCGACAAACATAAAGTGATCTCACAGGAGGAAGCACAAACACTTGCTTCTAAATTATTATTTATTCAAAGAGATGGGTATTTATCTGCTATGAATTTAGATAAATATCAATCGGATGCGCAGGAAATTATCAAAAATATAAAAGGAGATATTTTTCCGCATAGCGTTTTAAATGCATTTTTGTTTTTTGAAACAAGAAAACATGATAAGTCCATTCCTTGCGAAAAAACTCCTCAGGATGTATTTTATATTGGTGAGATTCTGGAATTATTTCCCGGAGCCAAAATAGTGAACATGGTAAGGGATCCGCGTGGAGTAATGTTGAGCCAAAAACGAAAATGGCAACGGCGAGCTATGGGTGCTAAATTTATGACGAAGAAAGAGCAGCGTAGGTTAAAAATAAATTATCATCCCATAACCATTTCCAAATTGTGGAATTCCAGTATAAGAGCTGCGGCAAAATATAAAGACCATCCGCAATTGCATACCATGTATTTCGAAAAAATGGTGAATGATTCCCAAATCGAAATTAAAAACCTATGTCAGTTTTTGGAAATTGATTTTAGTGAAAATATGCTCATGATTCCTCAGGTTGGTTCCAGCAACGAAGCCGATAAACCGGATGAATTCGGAATAAAAACAGAAAGAGCAGGAAATTGGGAAAAAGGGGGATTAAATAACGGCGAACTTTGGTTTTGTCAGAATATTTGTGGCGATAATATGAAACAATTCGGTTACACCGTTAATAAAGTAAATCCAAATCCCCTTTATATTTTATATTATTATATTTCATTTCCAATAAAGATCGTTTTAGCCATATTATTTAATTTGCATCGCATGAAAAATATGGTGGAGGCGATTAAACGGAGGTTGAAATAATTTTTTTTAATTAATTTATACATTTAACAAACCATAGAAAGTTGCATAAATAGTCGAAGGAAAATCAATCGGGAATTAATTTTATTTATAGGTTAATTTCTTTGCGTTTACTTCGCGCCCTTTGCGTCTTCGTGGCAAATTTTTTTTTCATGTCGCTTGTTCGTAAAAAAGTACTACATATCACAATTCACCTTCCCTTCCCAACCAACCATGGTGCAAGTTTATTTAATTCCTACAAGTTAGCAACTTACCTTCATAAAAATCACGACCTGTTTTTTGCCTGTTTTTTAAAGGGAGATGATGTTAAATATAAAGATGCATTTCTTGCCGACACCGGTATAAAACAGTCTTATTTTGAAGTATTAAATGTAGAAAGAACCCCGGCAAATCTCATAAAAAGTTATGTGAAAGGAATCACCATAAACATGTTTCGGAATTATTCAGAAACAATGAAAAAAAAGATTGAAAGTATTGCAAACGATTTTGATGTGATTATTGCGGAGCATTATGAAGTGATGCAATATATTCCGAAGAGTTATAAGGGAAAAGTAATTTTTCGAAGCCACAACGCTGAATATTTAATATGGAGCCGATATGCAGAAGTGGAAACAAATCCCATTAAAAAATTCGTAATTCAACAAGAGGCAAATAGAATTAAAAAATGGGAATTGCGATATGTAAAACAAGCCGATATTGTTTTAGGTGCTACCAACGACAATGCCATGCATGAACCTGATCCCGAAAAACGAAAATTAAAGTTTCGCGATTATTTACATATAGGGGAGGATGATCAGATCAAAATTCCAATTCCAGCTTTTGATACTTTGGAAAATAGTCTGGTATATGTTGGAACCCTAACCTGGGAAGCAAATATTGAAGGATTAATTTGGTTTGTGAACGGAACCTGGAAAGAATTAAAATCGAAATTCCCCGAATTAAAATTATATATCATTGGAAAAAATCCCGACCAGCGATTAATACAACTTGCAAAGGATCATAGCGATATTATTATCACAGGATTTGTTATTGATCTGGAAGAATATTTTACAAAATGCAAAGTCAATATTATTCCCCTTCGTTTCGGTAGTGGAATGAAGGTGAAAACAATAAACGGATTATGCAGAGGAATTCCTATGGTGTGCACAACCATTGGAGCAGAGGGACTTCAGGTGCAACATGAAAAGGATATACTAATTGCAGATGATGTAAAAATGTTCGGGGATTATGTGGCAACATTATTGACAGATAAAAACAAATGGGAAAAAATTGCAGCTGCAAGTAAAATTACTGCTGCAAAATATTACACCTGGGATAGTTTATATACAATACTCGACGAAAATATCTAACTTTGAAAATGTTTCATCCTAAAATATTAATTCTTCCTTTTTTATTTCTGATTTTCACAGCTTGTAATAATGAGGATGAACCAACCGCTTTGCTGGAAGAAACTATTTACGAAGTTTCTTATGGTGCTGACCCTTTACAAAAATTAGATGTTTATTTGCCCGCTTCCAGAACTTTGGAAACTAAGTTATTAATATTCGTTCACGGTGGAAATTGGAACGCAGGTGATAAAAGTGATTATGCTTTAGTTTTGTCTGATCTTCAGCATCGCGGATTTGCTATTGCGAATATTAATTACCGACTGGCAAATTCCGCCTCCGGAATTTTATACACCGAACTTGCTGATGACGTGAGAGCAGCAGTAGATTTTTTGATCTCCAAATCAAATGCATTCGTTTATTCACCAAATAAAATAATAATTTCCGGTCATAGTGCCGGCGGTCATCTCGCATTATATACAGCTTACCATAATAATGCTGATAATGCTATTAAAGCAGTTTTTAGTCTCGCAGGCCCAACGGACGTAACAGACGATTATTTTTTAACTAATCCTGATCTAAATGCTTTGATCGAAAATCTTACCGGAACAACTTATCTGGAAGATACTGCAATATGGATGGAAGTTAGCCCTGTAACGCATGTAACCTCGGCCTCCGTGCCAACACTGTTGCAATATTGTGGACTGGATTTTATAGTTCCAGCCTCACAAGGTGAAATATTAAATAATGCATTGAATATTGCTGAAGTAGAACATCAATATTATTTTTATCCTCTTTACGGCCATGATATGGGAACAATTTATTTTGGTGGGCACTTGCCGGAAGATGTTAAAAATGATATTCTTAATTTTGTGGAAACTTACGGAAATTGATGTACCAATGAACAGCCGGCCTGTGCATGAAATAAATGCAAACCATGAAAAAAAAGTGAACAGTAAACAGTGGGCAGTCAACAGTTTGTAACATTGAAGGATAATCCTCCGTATTGAAACGAGATGAATAATAAATAACAATCAAAAAATAAGAAACCCGTCAGTGGCCGGGCAGGCATTAATCGGATCGTAACCCAAAAACTTTTGCAAACCCTGTAAACTTTTGGTAACCCAGAACTCCGAACTCCGAACTCAGAACCCAGAACTCAGAACCCAGAACTCAGAACCCAGAACTCAGAACCCAGAACTC
This window contains:
- a CDS encoding glycosyltransferase family 4 protein — protein: MSLVRKKVLHITIHLPFPTNHGASLFNSYKLATYLHKNHDLFFACFLKGDDVKYKDAFLADTGIKQSYFEVLNVERTPANLIKSYVKGITINMFRNYSETMKKKIESIANDFDVIIAEHYEVMQYIPKSYKGKVIFRSHNAEYLIWSRYAEVETNPIKKFVIQQEANRIKKWELRYVKQADIVLGATNDNAMHEPDPEKRKLKFRDYLHIGEDDQIKIPIPAFDTLENSLVYVGTLTWEANIEGLIWFVNGTWKELKSKFPELKLYIIGKNPDQRLIQLAKDHSDIIITGFVIDLEEYFTKCKVNIIPLRFGSGMKVKTINGLCRGIPMVCTTIGAEGLQVQHEKDILIADDVKMFGDYVATLLTDKNKWEKIAAASKITAAKYYTWDSLYTILDENI
- a CDS encoding alpha/beta hydrolase codes for the protein MFHPKILILPFLFLIFTACNNEDEPTALLEETIYEVSYGADPLQKLDVYLPASRTLETKLLIFVHGGNWNAGDKSDYALVLSDLQHRGFAIANINYRLANSASGILYTELADDVRAAVDFLISKSNAFVYSPNKIIISGHSAGGHLALYTAYHNNADNAIKAVFSLAGPTDVTDDYFLTNPDLNALIENLTGTTYLEDTAIWMEVSPVTHVTSASVPTLLQYCGLDFIVPASQGEILNNALNIAEVEHQYYFYPLYGHDMGTIYFGGHLPEDVKNDILNFVETYGN
- a CDS encoding sodium:solute symporter family protein is translated as MLITFVIIYMVITFAVGIYTSKLVKGSKDFVQAGRRLPLFLNAADLFALWFGSETIFGASSEFAQHGLRGVVEDPFGAALCLVLFGMFFIRRLYRMNLFTLGDLFKIKYGKTAEVTASFFMLLTFFGYIAAQFIALGYIFSFATGGAVSIQSASIICACIVMVYTMVGGMWAVSITDFIQSIIIVVGFIFAVFFLLNVTGGFDNVIANAPENAFHFLPDGDSFSIINWLGAWMVVGLGYIPSQDVFQRANSARTEKGAVRSMYIGAGLYILIAMMPLFITLCAKVIYPENTFEDTQAIILTMITEHTPFWLQIIFFGALLSAVLSTCSGAILAPASILAENFIKPLSKKTYTDKQFLRILRLSVIFIGFISICISMMRSNIFALVGESAVLGMVSLLAPVVAGLYFKNATKTGAMLSMFSGIIVYVLFEYIFPVLPVEAFLPATVVSFIFMYTGKFFEARKPAARLA
- a CDS encoding sulfotransferase, which gives rise to MSLTASEKIIFIVGNSRSGTTMMRRVLGNHSNIYMLEELHFFEQLWSTSDKHKVISQEEAQTLASKLLFIQRDGYLSAMNLDKYQSDAQEIIKNIKGDIFPHSVLNAFLFFETRKHDKSIPCEKTPQDVFYIGEILELFPGAKIVNMVRDPRGVMLSQKRKWQRRAMGAKFMTKKEQRRLKINYHPITISKLWNSSIRAAAKYKDHPQLHTMYFEKMVNDSQIEIKNLCQFLEIDFSENMLMIPQVGSSNEADKPDEFGIKTERAGNWEKGGLNNGELWFCQNICGDNMKQFGYTVNKVNPNPLYILYYYISFPIKIVLAILFNLHRMKNMVEAIKRRLK
- a CDS encoding M1 family metallopeptidase translates to MNLRVFCLLPLIITLISCNTKEKNSPDQQTNMQIIDPHSFAKTNEAVVKHLSWKAKIDFDTKVISAVATWTIENKSNSGQVIFDTRDLIIENIMVDGNTSSDYKLADTIAGQSFLGSALIVDIPTSAKTVSITYKTSEGAAALQWLNAEQTRDKKFPFLFTQSQAILCRTWIPCQDGPGVRFTFDAQVEVPKGMIALMSAENPQKINEDGVYHFKMEQPIPSYLMSLAVGDLAFKSVGNETGVYAEPSFVEACAWELSDMQNMLESAEKLYGKYQWGRYDVIVLPPSFPFGGMENPRITFATPTIIAGDKSLVALVAHELAHSWSGNLVTNANWNDFWLNEGFTVYFENRIMEAVYGKDYADMLQVLEYEGLVETVKDFGATSPDTHLKLKLEGRDPDEGVSDIAYNKGAYFLRLLESKVGREKWDVFVNGYFTTNAFSVMTTEDFIIYLNKNLIEPNKEKFADVNIDEWIYGPGIPANCPKVVSARFEKVDDILQGLSSENNIPVDQVKSWSTHEWLRFIYQLPDDISLEKMVYLDGLFKFTGTGNSEIADAWYELAIKRNYSVAYPAIDTFLCSVGRRKFLTPLYKAMIKTGQKDMAVRIYTKARPGYHYVAQNTMDELIGVK
- a CDS encoding T9SS type A sorting domain-containing protein; this translates as MRNLLLLISLCSFQYIKAQPAPDWFTYPATPTAGRFDDIFFINDSIGWAVNSDGEIFKTISAGENWILKHSSPDYFRSVEFFDENVGFAGSLYGRLYKTEDGGENWEDISALLPISFDGICGMSAADDTTIYICGVWSNPAYIFKSTDKGESWEFINMTSHAYSLVDIKFTDANHGFVSGQSANLDEGGIILYTENGGADWEVKKLTDHPNDYVWKIQLLDSVNAFGAVADVAGGFETRFLKSIDAGMNWEVKTVSDEYHYVEMCGFINVDTGWTGSYDILETFDGGETWHINNFGYNMNRFFKVNDNLAFSSGESIYVYSDTSYIAPVDTTEEDTTEVAIQNIFDPIHALFNITPNPSQNFISVKYTIDRNTTIDLNVFDLNGHLIYRLYHGKIIAGTYTQNWEHNLMSGEYIITLHSNEGLLWEKFVVQ